Sequence from the Ereboglobus luteus genome:
TTAGTTTTGCCTGCACAACGCGCGCCGTCGCCCGGTTCGCGAACACTTTTATTTGCGCGTGTTTCGCCAGCCCGCAGATCGCCGACGCATGGTCGCCGTGCTCGTGCGTGATAAAAACCGCGTCGATGTTCGCAAGCGACTCACCCACGCCCGCAAGCAGTTCGTTCGTGCGTCGCGCGGAAAATCCCGCGTCAATCAGCACACGCGCGCGCGGAGTCTGGAGCAGCGCGCAATTGCCATCGCTGCCGCTCCCCAAAATACAAAAACGCATGCGCGGAACACTCATTTTTCGAGAAGCACGGATAAGATCACTTCGCGGGCCAAAACACAACACACACGCACGCCGGCACGCCGAATCGTTTTGCGGGCTCCGCGAGTTTCCCTGTCGTCGCGTCGATGCGGAAACTTGCGACGTTATTCGCATCCTGGTTCGCGCAGAGCAGCCAGCCGCCGTCCGGGCTGATCGCAAAATGCCGCGGGTGCGCCAGGCCGCCCGTGCGCTGCAAGAACGCCAGCCGTCCGCTCGCCGGATCGACGGCAAACGCCGCGATGCTCTCGTCGTTCGCGCGATTTGACGCATACAGGAATTTTCCCGAGCGATGCACCGCCACTTCCGCCGACCAGCGGCGTCCCGAAAAATCCGGGGGAACCGTCGAAACGGTTTCGATTTCGCGCAACCCTCCGGTCGCGGCATCGTAGGCGAAAACCGTCACCGTTGCGGCCAGCTCGTTGATCGCATACATGAACCGCGCGTCCGGGGAAAATGCCAGGTGCCGCACGCCGCAACCTTCCGCAAGCGCCGCGGCCACTTTGCCGTCGGCCAGTTTGCTTTCAGGCGTGATGCGATATGAGAAAATCCTGTCCGCCGCCAGGTCCGCCGCAAATGCGAAGCATCCGTCAGGGGACACTTTGATGCAATGCGGATGAGGCGCTGATTGCTGCGGATGTTTTCCCGTCAGCGTGTGCTCGACACGCGACGCGCACTCGCCGAGCGAGCCGTCCGCGCGAATCGGAAACGATTGCAAATACCCGCCCGAATAATGCGCAGTGAGCACTGTGCGCCCGTCCGGTGTGACCGAGATGTAAGTGCCGTTTGTCGCACCATCGGCGACTTGGTTGATAAGCGTGAGCCCTCCCGATTTCGGATCAATCGCGTATGCCAGCACAACACCGCCCGTCTTGTCGTCGCCGCCCACCGCGTAAAGCACCGGCAGTGTCGGATGCGTTGCCAGAAAGGTCGGGTTCGCCGCTTCCGCCGCCAGCGTCGGCTCGGATGTCGCGCCAACTTTTTCATCAAACCCCGCCACATAAATCCCCTGCTCGGAGGTTTGCGTGTGTAAGTGCCAAAATAAACGAACTGCCCGGATGTCGCGAGAGAAGTCATGATGAAAAGAAAAGTTGAGAGAAATAAACGCATGCGAAACCAAACCCTGTGCCAAGTCTATGGGAACGGATAAAAGGCGCGCCGCACCCGTTCGCAAGGGCGCAATTAAAAGAAAGATCGCCTCCTCTCTCCATTCCGACGCTTTCGGCTTCCATTTTGCCCGATTCCCGCTTCCTCTACGCGCTTTCAAACACACATGGCAGATTTTCTCACAGCCACGCCATCGACCGATGATTCCAAGAAATGCGAGCGCGCCTTTCTCGTCGGCGTGCAAACTCCGGGCATGAAACCCGGCGAGGCCCGCGAGTTGCTCGATGAGCTTCGCGAACTTGTTGAAAACCTCGGCATCGGCGTCGTCTCCGAGGAGCTTGTCAATTTGCGCACGCCCAATGCCGCCACGCTGCTCGGCTCGGGCAAGACGCATGCGGTCATCGCGGCGGCCCGCGCCGCGCACGCCGACTTGATCGTCATTGACGAGCCGCTCTCGCCCGCGCAACAGCGCAACTGGGAAAAGGAATCCGGCGTTGCAGTTATCGACCGCGAGGAGGTGATCCTCGATATTTTTGCCGAGCGCGCCAGCACGCGCGAAGCCGTGCTTCAAGTCGCGCTCGCCCGCATGGAATACTCGTTGCCGCGCCTCACTCGCGCGTGGACGCATCTTTCGCGCCAGCGCGGACGCGGAAAGCTTGGCGGCGAGGGCGAGACGCAGCTCGAGCAGGACCGCCGCATTGTGCGCGACCGCATCACGCACCTGCGCCTCGAGCTCTCCAAGGTCGTCAGCCAGCGCGACGTGCAGCGCCACCGGCGCATGCGCGTGCCGGTGCCGACCGCGTCGATTGTGGGCTACACCAACGCGGGCAAGTCCACGCTCCTCAACAGGCTCACCGGCGCGCATGTGCTCGCTGAAAACAAACTCTTCGCCACGCTCGACCCGACCACGCGCCAGCTCGTGCTGCCAAACAACCAGAAGCTCCTGGTCACGGACACCGTCGGCTTCATCCGGCGCCTGCCGCACCGCCTCGTGGAGGCGTTCAAGGCCACGCTCGAGGAGGTGATTGTATCCGATTTTCTGATACACGTCATCGACGTCTCGAACCCCGATTTTGAAAAGCACCACGCCACGACGCTCGCCGTGCTCGACGAGCTCGGCGCCGCGGACAAGACGATTGTCACGGTTTTCAACAAAACCGACCTCGCCGATGCCACCGCGCGCGCGCGTGCGCTGGCGCTTGCGCCCGACGCGTGTTTTGTGAGCGCGGCCACTGGTGAAAACGTGGACGTCCTGCTTGCCCGCTGCGCCGGGCTGATTGCCGACCAATACGCGTCCGCGCGACTGTATATTCCGCACACCCGTTACGACCTTGTTGCGAAACTGCACAAGCTCGGGCATGTGCAGCACGAGGAGCAATTTGACACCGGCGTGTATGTTGAAGGCCGCATTCCGCCCGCGCTTGCCGCCGCTTACGAAGCGTTTGCCGTTGCGAAAAAGCCGACAGGAAAGAAGAAACGAAAACAGTAACCCTTGGTTCCCCGCCCAATATTTCAAAAAATGCAGTTGCGATTCCAGTTACTACCGGGGGCCTACGTCGTCGCAAAACTTGCCGGTTCCGTCCCTGCGTTTCCAATGGAGGCGAAGCCACGCGCGTTGTTTTCGCTCACACTCACCGATGATGAAGTCTCGCTTGTGTGCGAGGAAGGCGGGGTGCCTGCATCGGCAGTGTGCGCAAGCATCCAGCGCGACTGGCGCGTCTTGAAAATTGAAGGCGTCCTGGACTTTTCACTTGTGGGAATCCTCGCGCGGATCACGGGGGTGCTTTCGTCGAAGGGCATCAGCATTTTTGCGCTCTCGACCTACAATACGGATTACATCCTGGTGCAATCGAAGTCGCTTCCCGCCGCGATGAGCGCCCTGAGGGCGGAGGGGTATGTGATATCCGAATAAAAGCCGGTGGATATGCGGAAAAATTGCGACTGGTGAAATCCCGCTCTTGACGTGTCTGCGAATCGCGCCAAGGTCATGCCCCTTATTTTGCCCGATGGTGTAATGGCAGCACAGGCGACTTTGACTCGCCTAGTCATGGTTCGAATCCATGTCGGGCAGCCAATGCTGAAACGGGGTATTTTTTTAGATTTCTAAAAAATCTAAAGTTTCCCTCCGGCTTTTCTCCAAAAAGAGAATGGTGCAAGCGCCGGGAGTCGAACCCGGATCAACGGCTTCGGAGACCGCTACACTATCCATTGTGCTACGCCTGCGCTGGTGGTTGCACGCGGGTAATTCACGGGGAATGTCGGGCGAGTTCAAGCATTCGTTTTTGTAAACGCCGGGAATGCTTGCCGGATGCGTTTGGAGGTTTTCGCGTGACTATAATGTGTGGGCGGCTAATTCTGGCGGACATGTTATCTTACTCCAAGGGCCGCGCTGTCATCGTGTTTCTCAAATGGATGCTGTGTTTTATCGCGCTGAACCAAGTGGTTGCCTTGATCTTTGCCGTGTTTGCGGCGGCGCGGCTTTTGTGCGCGGGCGAGGCGTTGACGCTGCAGGCCTTGATGGGCGCGATGACTTCGCCTTGGGTGGCCGCGATTGGCAACACATCGGCCTGGCTTGTGTTCATGTTTTGGGAGATGAAGAGCGTGCGGGTGCCCTGGCGCGCGGCGCTTGTGTGGCGCGCCAAGCCGGTCTTGCTGTTCGTGCCGGTCCTGCTGATCGGGCTGGGGATGATAATCTTGATCAACGAGCTGGACGTGCGTTTTCAGGAATTGCTGCCCATGTCGGACTCGTTCAAGCGGTTGATGGGCGACATGGGCGATGTCTCAAAGTGGCCGGTTGGCTCGACGGTGACGCTGGTGATGGTGGCGCCTTTCACAGAGGAGTTTTTGTGCAGGGGGGTGTTTTTGCGCGGAATGCTTAACAGGTTGCGTCCGTGGACGGCGATTGTGCTGTCGGCGGTTTTTTTCGCGGTCATGCACTTGAATCCGTGGCAGGCGGTGTCGGCGTTTACGATCGGGCTGGTGCTGGGGTGGATTTACATGCGCACGCGGTCGGTGGCGCTTTGCGTTTTTGTGCACGCGCTCAACAATGCGGTGGCGCTCTACTTCATGAGCAAAATGAACACCGTGTCCGAGGCTGATTTGTTTTGGGAAAACACTTGGTGGATGAATCTCGGCGGGGTGGCATTGCTCGCAGCGGGTGTGACGTGGTTGTGTCTCGCCACGCGCAAAGGCGCGCCACCGGATGAATACGCGGCGTCCAAACCCCCGCCGCTGCCGCAGATGTCGACGGAGCCGACGAGCAACTGAATCCGGAAAACGGAATGATTCGAATCGTCCTTGTGTATTTGCGGACGGCTTGCCGTTGGGCGCCAGCGGCGGCGACGCGGTGTTATTTCGACGGTGCCTCGGTTGCCGGTTCAGCTGGCGCTTGTTGCTGCGCGGCGGGCGCGGGCTTGGATTGCGGGAGATTGCGACGCACATCGAAAAAGCTCACGTAGATGATCATCGAAAACAGAAGGAGCATGAAGACGCTTTGCGTGGTTGCGATGACGCTTGCGGGCAGGGGGCGTCCGCGGAGTTTTGCGATGACAGCAAAGAGAATGTGTCCGCCGTCGAGCACGGGGATCGGCAGCATGTTGAAGATCGCGAGGCTGACGTTGATCAGGACAAGGAAATAGAAGACATCGATGATGCTGGATTTTGCCGCCGAACTGATGATCGTGACGATGCCGATGGGGCCGCTCATTTTGTCGAGGCCGATGTCGGAGTTGCGATTGCCGAGGCTTTTGAGCGTGCGCCAGGTGCGCGTGAAAACCTCCCCGATTTGCTCCCAGGGCGCGATGTGCACCGTTCTGACCGGGAGTATGGCGCCCAGTGTCACGCCAATCATGTAGGCGGGTTCCTTGGTCTGGGGATTTTCCGAGAGGCGAGGGGTGAGCGTGATTGTGTGCTCCTTGTCCGCGCGAGTGTATTTAAGGGTGATCGGCTTCTCCTTTGTTTGCGCGATATGGTCGATGATTGTCGAGGTGCTTTGGATTTCGCGCCTGTCAACCGTCAGCAGAATGTCACCGGGTTTGAGTCCCGCATCCGCTGCGGCGGAGCCCGGGACGATGTCCGCCGCGACGACTTTTGTGGCAATCGAGATGCCTATGCTGCGAAGATTGTCGCGCGAAACATAAGCGGGAAAAACATCAATGTCGCGGATCGCCCCGTCGCGTTTGATGGTGAGCGTGGCCTTGGGCTTGTCGTTTTCACCACGACCGGAGCCGAGCATGATGCTTTCGAAGATGTCGCTGAACGTGGAGACTTTGCGTCCGTCAACCGCGAGCACGGTGTCGCCCGCCTTGATGCCCGCCGCGGCCGCGGGACTGGTGATTATTTTGCCGTCGCTTGTTTCAATGCTCGGGCGCACAACGCCGATGACATTGGGTTGCTCCGATACCTGCTGGCCGACCGCCCATACGATTGTCGCGAGCAGGAATGCGAAGATCACGTTGAAGACCGCGCCGGCCGAGGCGACGATCACCTTGGTTGAAAATGAAATCGGCGGGAGTTTTTCAGCGGCGGTTTGGGTCTCGCCCTCGATCGCGCCCATGTCGGCGAGCTGCGGCAGCGCGACGTAGCCGCCGAGCGGCAGCCAGGAGAGCCGGTATTCGACGCCGTCCTTGCCGGTCCATGAAACGATTTTCGGGCCGAACCCAATCGAGAAGCGCTCGACTTTCATGCCGCGTTTGCGCGCTGCGAGAAAATGGCCGAGTTCATGGACAAAGATCGACACGCCCAGGAAAAAAATGGCGAGCGCGATATACCAGGCGTTGGAAAAAATTGTTTGGAGGAGATCCATCGGGAAAATTGGAGGAGAGGCTGTGAGGTGACCGGGCTGTCATTCTCGGTTGGTTGTGCGTCGCGGCTCAATGGTTTTTTTCATTGTCGGGGTTACAATTTTGTAAGGCAGCCGGGAAATCGGCGGCTTGGCGGGCGGCGGGTGGCAAAAATATTTTTTCGGTTTTCGGACTGTTTGGATTTCTTGGAAATTTACAGTTATTTTCCATTTTGCCCATAAAGCATTGTAAACATTTCACGTCCGGTTTCGCTGCATTCCACTTTTTTAAAAAACCGCATCCCTTGTCCACATGTCCCTTCGCGCTTTCACTTTTTCCGACGGAATCTCGAACAAATACTGGTATCTGCAGATCAGCGGGAGCAGCTTTTCGACGTTGACGGGGAAGATCGGCGGCTCGGCGGCGGGGAAACTTGAAACGAAAACTTTTCCCTCGTCCGAGGTTTGCGAAAAGGAGGCCGCCGCGCTTGTGGCGCAGCGCGTGCGCAAGGGGTTTGAGGAGGTCACGGACGCCGGGGCGCTGGCCGACGCCGCGAGCGCTTTTCAGTCGGTCGCGTCCGCACCTCCCGCGCCGGCCGCCGCGCCGCAATCCGTTCTTTCGCGTCCTTCGCTTGGCATACAGGACCAGGATGTTCGCAAATTTCTGCGCCTTTGCGGCAAGGGCGACATCGAGGCCGTCCGCTGTTTTCTCAAGGAGGGGCTCGATCCCGACGCGGCGACCGAGTGGGGGCACGCCTACGACGAGGCCATCAAAAACGGTCACGAGGAAATCGTCCGGCTTTTCACTCCGCTGATAAAGACATTCGCGTTTCAAGGCTCCGGACACATCGAAACCGCGGCGGGGCGGGGCGACGCCATGGTGCGCGTCATGATTGATTCCGGCCACGATGTCGCGCGCGATCCGCACGTCATAAAAATACTGCCGCACGTCGGCGCCGAGCTTGCCGTGGAGATCATCGGGCGCGCCGGGCTCGACTTAAAATCCGCCGCGTGCGAACACCTGCTTTGCCGCGCGATTGTGGCGAAGAACCGTCCGTTTGCCGACTGGCTTCTTGGGCACGGCGCGCAGTGTTCGTCGATCGATCCGCAAAGCGGGCTTGGCGTGATGCATGCGGCGCTTGAGCTCTACGGGCACGACTTGGATTTTGTCCGCCGTCTCGTCGGGGCGGGCGCCAAGGTCAGCGCGATCAGCCGCGGTCATCATGGCGGCGGTCTCACGGCGATTGAGCATGCCCGCGGTAAAATGAGCGCCGAGGTGGAGCATTTTGCCGCGGCGCACGATGACGGCGAAATTCCGCCGGAGGACCTTTTCCGCGCCGCGCGCCATGGCGGGACGCATTTGATCGAGCGCTATCTTTCCCGTCCGTTCAGCAAAATAAACGTGCGCGATTCGGCGGGGCGCACGCTTTTGCACCACGCCTGTTTTACGGAGCACGAGAGCGACGCGATCATCGTGGCGATGTTTCTCATCAAGCGCGGCATCGACGCCAACGCCCGCGATTCGCTCGGCCGCAACGCGCTGTTCTATTACAACTTCACCAGCTCCGGCACGCCCTCCGCGCTCGGCAAGCAGATAAACGCATTTCTGGGCGTGGACAATTTTCACAACGCCGTGCTGGCGGGCGTCAGCTCGATTATGTGGAAGGATTTGCGCGAGGCCGCCGGATACAAGGAGCCCGCCTCGCCCGGGGAGCGTTTCAAGCAATGGCTTTCCGGCGCGATCGGCGACCGCGACATGCTCACGCTCATTTTGAAAAAGGCCGGCGCCGATGTCGATTGCGCCGACAACGAGGGCATGACGCCGCTTCTGTTTCACGCGCGCCACGAGCCGCAAATCGACGGGCTGGACGCGCCGTGCGACGCGTCGCCGAACGCCATGGCGCGCGATCCGCACATGCGCCGCTACCATGCGCTTTGGTCGCTGCTTCGCGCCGGCGCGGATGTCACCCGGCGCTATCGCGACAACGGCGCGACGGCGCTGCATTGCGTGCAAAGCTCGGATATTTTTGAGAAGGAAAAACTGCACCAGCTTTTCCGCCGTCTGGGCGCCGATGTGGACGCCCGCGACGCGAACGGTCGCACGCCGCTGCACTACGCCGCGCTTTGCGTTAGCGAGGAACAGTTCATGGATCTTCACACCGAGGACGCCATCGAGGACCTCGTCACCCACGGCGGTGCGGACCCGAATATCGGCGACAATGACGGCAACACTCCGCTGCATCTGGCGCTGCGCAATCCGCGCGTCGGGCGTTATGCCTCCCGCGCGCTGCTCAAGCATGGCGCGAATCCTTTTGCGAAAAACAAAACCGGCCGGACGCCCGAGGACATCATGGTCGAGCTCGATGTCCGCAAGGGTTACGACGAGGCGATTCGCGAATACGTCGCCAAATCCCGCGCGCCGGGCGATGTCGCGATTGCGTGGAGTCCGGTGCCTATTGCCGGCAAGCCGGACGCGCCCGCCTCGCAACTCGCGCTCCGTGCCGCGCTCGCCCTCGGCAAATATGATATTGATTATATAACCGCGCTCGCGCCGGACCGCATCTTCGTTATCGGACTGCACGACCAGGCGCATTGTATAAACAGCCTCACGGGGGAAATCCTCTGGCGGCATGCCGGCATGCACTATCCGGTGATGCACGGCGGCACGCTTTATTGCGGACTCGACGACAAGCGTTTCGGCGCGCTCGATCCCGCCACCGGCGCGGAGCTTTGGAGTGTCGGCGTGGGCTCGGAAGTCCGGACGCCCGTTCAGATTCACGAGGGCAGGCTCGCCATTTTCAGCGCGGGGCGGGCAGTTGTCGCCGTGGATATCGCGGCGCGCGCGCAGCACTGGAAACTCACCCAGGACGAACGCGCGCCCGACCAGATTTTGCTCTGGAAAAACCAGGCGGTCTTTATCTCCCCGAAACTCGGCGAGGACATGCTTTGTTATGTGGACATTGCCAGCGGCGCAAAGACCGACGAGCAGTCCGTTAACATACACGATTCGCCCATGCTTCTGGTCGGCGACACCGCCTGGGCGCTCCTGTATCAGGAGCTTCACCGGCTGGACTTGGGCACGGGCAAATGCCTCCCCACGGGACACGAATTTGAGGACGACTCGCGCTGGCGCGATTACAGCGTGCGCCGGGTCATGCACCACGACGGGAAATTGTATATATTCACCTCCCTCCAGCCGCGTCAAAAGGACGCCGACGGCAATCGCGAAAAAAACACATACCGCCTCTGCGTCATCGACGGCAACAAGGCGCTGACGGTGACCGATTGCGAGTCCGATGGCGCGGTGGCGATCGCGGGCGACAAATTTATTCACCTCTCCCATGCCGACAGAAGGCTGGGAGTTTATAATTTGAACACAAAGGCGTGGGCCCACTGGCATTTCCCGTGGTTCACCGGCAGCGACGAGGTGGAGCGCCACATGCACATCTCCGACGGCTGCATATTCGTCAGCCAGAAAGGCGGCGACAAGCACGCCGAGCGCGACCTTCTCTATGTGATCGGCTGACGCGCGCGCGGCCCTTAAATAGTATTAATTTTTCCCATGAAACCAGAACTCGACACAGAATCCCGACTATTCAAGAAACCCTTCCATGTTGTATTCCGGAATGCAGGAATCGAATTTTTGATTCCCAAAAATTACAACAGCAAGATACAGGACCTCAAGCAGCGCCGTTACAAGGAAATCGACGGGGAGCATTACCTCTTCTGCAAAAGCGGCGACGGCACCTTCGCCATCGACCCGCCGGCCGCGGCGCCCGGATACACAATTTCCATTTCGCACATGCCCGAATACACGGCGGAGTTTTATTATCAAAACTACAGCGGCATGTATGAGGACATCAGCGCGAGCCTGCCCGACGATTTGCAGATGCCCGTCACGGCGCTCTCGGTCACGCCCGCGCCGATCGGCACCATCAGCTGCCAGCTTGTCCTCGACGCGCCCGCGGGCGGCGTTGTCCTCATGACGGGCAGCGGCATTCCGCGCGACGACCTTGATGAATTCACGGCCCTTGCCGAATATATAAAACCGTATGAGGGCGATATCCCCGACGAGTCGGACAAGGACGCATACAAGGCCAACACCTATCATCCCGAGATCAAGCCGGAGGACGAGGAGGTCGACGAGGACGATGCCGAGGGCGTGTCGCGCAGCCTGTATCCCGAGCTCAACGTTTACGACGCCGAGGATCACAAAAAATGTTACAAGGGCGACGAGGACCAGATCACCGTCGATCTCAAGGACAAGGACCAGATGCGCCGCGTGCTCAACTTCCTCATCAAAAACTTTGACGACATGGCCGACTATGAATTCGGCGAGGAAAAAGACGGCGAGTTCAAGGAGTATGATTTCAGGGCCGACGACATCGGCTACGACAGCGAAATCCCCTTTTACACGGCCGCGGCCGCCTTTCCCGAGCTTCACAAAAAAATACTCGCCTACATCGACCTCGCCATCGACTCCGACGGCGCCTGGCGCAACGACGAGGTGCCCAAAGGCATGAACGCCGCCTACGCCATGGCGATGCAGGACCAGAAATATATTCCGAAATATATACAACTCCTGCGCAGCATGGACATGGACCACGAGGTTTACCAAGGCGGCCAGATCGTTTCCATCGCCGCCAAGTGGAAGGATTACGACAACGTGCTCGCGCTTCTCGCCACCCGCGCGTGCACGGGCGCGGGCCAGCACGGGATCGAGACGCTCGGCTTCATCGTGGAGCATATTTTGCCCGAGTTGAAAAACGAGGGGCAGAAGCGGGACACGTTCATCGGCCACCTTTTTGTCGACGCCACCAGGCACCACGACCACACCCGCGGCCGCTACGACCAGTTGCTCAAATACTATATCGCCCCCGTGCTCGACATGCTCGAGGTCGATTACAACGAGCAAAAGGTCGAGATTGTGCTGCAAATAGCCGGAGCCGGAAGCATGCCCGGCGCCTCCGACCTAATATAATTTCCACCATCGGAAAAACCACCCAACAAAAAAACATAATACAATGATTACACGCACCTATTATAAAAACAAAAAGAAGAAGCAGGACTGGTTCATGCAGATCGACGGCACGACCATCGTCCACGGCGAGACGCCCGAGACGGCCGTGACGCTCACGCACCCCACCGCCGCTGCGATGGCCGTCACGATGAACGACCTCATCATGAAAAAGTGCAGCACCGGTTTTGAGTTCGACCGTGTCGAGCAAATCGAAACCGAGTCCGACAAAAAGGCGCGCACGGTTGGCGGCGTCGAGCTCGGCACCAATCAGTTTGTCGTCGATTTTGGCGACGCGGCCTCGCTCGAAAAAGTGATCCGCCAGCACAACGACCAGTATCACCAATACACGGACGCGGTTCAAAACAAGGGCGTCGCCTACGGCGCGGTCAAGGGCGGCAAGTTCGTCCCGCACGAGGCCAAAAGCGGCGACAACGAGCTCGATTTCTACATGGCCGTCGCCTCGCACGCAAAACTCCGCCCGATCCTCGCCGAGTTCATCGGCAAGATCTCCCTGGGCAATTATGAGCAGGATCCGATGATGCGCGATGCCGAGGTGCCGCTCGGATCAAACGCCGTTTATGCGCTCGCGCTCGCGGACAAGAAATACCTCAAGGCCCACACGGAGTTCTGCGACAGTATTCCCATCGGCTGTTACATCGCGCGTTTTAACGACGACACGCCCGACGGCGGCCGCCACGTTCCCGCGCTTCTCAACAAGTGGAAATACTCCGCCTCCGACGAGGACACGATGAACTTCCTCGTGGCGCAGCTCCTCCACGACGACAACGAATACGCAAAGGACGACATCGATTGCATCATGAAGGAGCACGGCTTGGAGGAGGCGCTGAAGGACAAGAAGTTCAAGGAGCTCCTCTACACGAAGTTCGCCTATCGCGCCGCCCACCTCGAAAGCCATCGCAATATAGAAGACCGCGCGCTCGGATTATACATATTCATTTCGCTGAACGCGCTTGGCATCACCTGCAGCAAGCAGGACGCGATGATCTTCGGCCACATGATTGACGATATCGGTTCCTATCCGAGCCTCGCCCAAATCATCAAGGGCGGCCTCGATCCCGAAGAAGACGACTATGTCCCATACGACGATATGGATGACGACGACGACGACGATGATGATGATGACGATGATGATGATGATGACGACGACGACGATGATGACGACGATGAGGACGAAGATGATGATGAGGACGAAGACGACGACGACGATGAAGATGAAGATGATGATTAAGGCCTAGCACACCAAACCGGGGTTTGGGCTGGCGGGTGAGGCTTCACTCATCCGCCGGCTCAAATCTTGTCATCGTCACGACTTCAAATCGGACCTCATAAAAACAGCGCGGGCGTTCAAGCCCGCGCTGTTTCATTTTCAGTCTTAAAACTTTCTCGTCGCACGGCGTCGAGCCGGTAGAGGACGTGTTCGCTCAACGGGTGATCGTGCGGGATCGAGGGGTGCCGGAACGCGGGCGGGTTCCCCGGCGTCATTCCGAGGCGTTGCATCACCGCTTGCGAACGGTGATTGCGGGTGGTGGTGATTGCCACGATTTCGGAAAGGCCGAGCCGGTTGAAACCAAAGTCGATGGAGGCGCGCGCGGCCTCGATTGC
This genomic interval carries:
- a CDS encoding lactonase family protein, with the protein product MCLKARRGSGNRAKWKPKASEWREEAIFLLIAPLRTGAARLLSVPIDLAQGLVSHAFISLNFSFHHDFSRDIRAVRLFWHLHTQTSEQGIYVAGFDEKVGATSEPTLAAEAANPTFLATHPTLPVLYAVGGDDKTGGVVLAYAIDPKSGGLTLINQVADGATNGTYISVTPDGRTVLTAHYSGGYLQSFPIRADGSLGECASRVEHTLTGKHPQQSAPHPHCIKVSPDGCFAFAADLAADRIFSYRITPESKLADGKVAAALAEGCGVRHLAFSPDARFMYAINELAATVTVFAYDAATGGLREIETVSTVPPDFSGRRWSAEVAVHRSGKFLYASNRANDESIAAFAVDPASGRLAFLQRTGGLAHPRHFAISPDGGWLLCANQDANNVASFRIDATTGKLAEPAKRFGVPACVCVVFWPAK
- the hflX gene encoding GTPase HflX; this translates as MADFLTATPSTDDSKKCERAFLVGVQTPGMKPGEARELLDELRELVENLGIGVVSEELVNLRTPNAATLLGSGKTHAVIAAARAAHADLIVIDEPLSPAQQRNWEKESGVAVIDREEVILDIFAERASTREAVLQVALARMEYSLPRLTRAWTHLSRQRGRGKLGGEGETQLEQDRRIVRDRITHLRLELSKVVSQRDVQRHRRMRVPVPTASIVGYTNAGKSTLLNRLTGAHVLAENKLFATLDPTTRQLVLPNNQKLLVTDTVGFIRRLPHRLVEAFKATLEEVIVSDFLIHVIDVSNPDFEKHHATTLAVLDELGAADKTIVTVFNKTDLADATARARALALAPDACFVSAATGENVDVLLARCAGLIADQYASARLYIPHTRYDLVAKLHKLGHVQHEEQFDTGVYVEGRIPPALAAAYEAFAVAKKPTGKKKRKQ
- a CDS encoding ACT domain-containing protein; this translates as MQLRFQLLPGAYVVAKLAGSVPAFPMEAKPRALFSLTLTDDEVSLVCEEGGVPASAVCASIQRDWRVLKIEGVLDFSLVGILARITGVLSSKGISIFALSTYNTDYILVQSKSLPAAMSALRAEGYVISE
- a CDS encoding CPBP family intramembrane glutamic endopeptidase, which encodes MCRGVFLRGMLNRLRPWTAIVLSAVFFAVMHLNPWQAVSAFTIGLVLGWIYMRTRSVALCVFVHALNNAVALYFMSKMNTVSEADLFWENTWWMNLGGVALLAAGVTWLCLATRKGAPPDEYAASKPPPLPQMSTEPTSN
- the rseP gene encoding RIP metalloprotease RseP; protein product: MDLLQTIFSNAWYIALAIFFLGVSIFVHELGHFLAARKRGMKVERFSIGFGPKIVSWTGKDGVEYRLSWLPLGGYVALPQLADMGAIEGETQTAAEKLPPISFSTKVIVASAGAVFNVIFAFLLATIVWAVGQQVSEQPNVIGVVRPSIETSDGKIITSPAAAAGIKAGDTVLAVDGRKVSTFSDIFESIMLGSGRGENDKPKATLTIKRDGAIRDIDVFPAYVSRDNLRSIGISIATKVVAADIVPGSAAADAGLKPGDILLTVDRREIQSTSTIIDHIAQTKEKPITLKYTRADKEHTITLTPRLSENPQTKEPAYMIGVTLGAILPVRTVHIAPWEQIGEVFTRTWRTLKSLGNRNSDIGLDKMSGPIGIVTIISSAAKSSIIDVFYFLVLINVSLAIFNMLPIPVLDGGHILFAVIAKLRGRPLPASVIATTQSVFMLLLFSMIIYVSFFDVRRNLPQSKPAPAAQQQAPAEPATEAPSK
- a CDS encoding PQQ-binding-like beta-propeller repeat protein, translating into MSLRAFTFSDGISNKYWYLQISGSSFSTLTGKIGGSAAGKLETKTFPSSEVCEKEAAALVAQRVRKGFEEVTDAGALADAASAFQSVASAPPAPAAAPQSVLSRPSLGIQDQDVRKFLRLCGKGDIEAVRCFLKEGLDPDAATEWGHAYDEAIKNGHEEIVRLFTPLIKTFAFQGSGHIETAAGRGDAMVRVMIDSGHDVARDPHVIKILPHVGAELAVEIIGRAGLDLKSAACEHLLCRAIVAKNRPFADWLLGHGAQCSSIDPQSGLGVMHAALELYGHDLDFVRRLVGAGAKVSAISRGHHGGGLTAIEHARGKMSAEVEHFAAAHDDGEIPPEDLFRAARHGGTHLIERYLSRPFSKINVRDSAGRTLLHHACFTEHESDAIIVAMFLIKRGIDANARDSLGRNALFYYNFTSSGTPSALGKQINAFLGVDNFHNAVLAGVSSIMWKDLREAAGYKEPASPGERFKQWLSGAIGDRDMLTLILKKAGADVDCADNEGMTPLLFHARHEPQIDGLDAPCDASPNAMARDPHMRRYHALWSLLRAGADVTRRYRDNGATALHCVQSSDIFEKEKLHQLFRRLGADVDARDANGRTPLHYAALCVSEEQFMDLHTEDAIEDLVTHGGADPNIGDNDGNTPLHLALRNPRVGRYASRALLKHGANPFAKNKTGRTPEDIMVELDVRKGYDEAIREYVAKSRAPGDVAIAWSPVPIAGKPDAPASQLALRAALALGKYDIDYITALAPDRIFVIGLHDQAHCINSLTGEILWRHAGMHYPVMHGGTLYCGLDDKRFGALDPATGAELWSVGVGSEVRTPVQIHEGRLAIFSAGRAVVAVDIAARAQHWKLTQDERAPDQILLWKNQAVFISPKLGEDMLCYVDIASGAKTDEQSVNIHDSPMLLVGDTAWALLYQELHRLDLGTGKCLPTGHEFEDDSRWRDYSVRRVMHHDGKLYIFTSLQPRQKDADGNREKNTYRLCVIDGNKALTVTDCESDGAVAIAGDKFIHLSHADRRLGVYNLNTKAWAHWHFPWFTGSDEVERHMHISDGCIFVSQKGGDKHAERDLLYVIG